Proteins encoded in a region of the Poecilia reticulata strain Guanapo linkage group LG14, Guppy_female_1.0+MT, whole genome shotgun sequence genome:
- the kcnk4b gene encoding potassium channel subfamily K member 4, which translates to MRCSTLLLIFTVVLLYLVMGALVFRSLEAPLEEKEHXVLMDQTRDFLFNNSCIDLYALNDYVQKVLEAVGAGVDAEAAILNKTFATNWDMASALFFSGTIMTTIGYGNISPKSDGGKLFCICFALVGIPMFGILLAGVGDRLGTGLRNIVAKIEKLFLKWRVSPTVVRVISAVLSILLGCLLFLAVPTLVFQEVENWSLLESSYFVVITLTTVGFGDYVAGKQTSESGSESETDSQATQTDRVPGTEAPPDPVQPQPQPLDYLAENLAFIDESSDAQSGKVQLEPVQESKQPKSRQAKRRRHRRPTNRRSSKTSYSNNNKRQPNGNTTPVPDLPKKPLD; encoded by the exons ATGCGCTGCTCCACCCTGCTGTTGATCTTCACCGTGGTGCTCCTTTACTTGGTGATGGGAGCGCTGGTGTTCCGCTCCCTRGAGGCTCCGCTGGAGGAAAAAGAGCACGYGGTGCTGATGGACCAAACCCGGGATTTTCTGTTCAACAACTCCTGCATTGACCTGTACGCCCTCAACGACTACGTACAG AAAGTGCTTGAGGCTGTAGGTGCGGGAGTGGACGCTGAAGCTGCTATACTCAATAAAACCTTTGCCACGAACTGGGATATGGCCAGTGCTCTTTTCTTCTCAGGGACAATAATGACTACCATCG GCTATGGAAACATCTCCCCCAAGTCAGATGGAGGGAAGCTCTTTTGCATCTGTTTCGCCCTCGTGGGAATCCCAATGTTTGGCATCCTGCTTGCTGGGGTTGGTGACCGTCTCGGTACCGGGCTGAGGAACATTGTTGCCAAAATAGAGAAGCTCTTCCTG AAGTGGCGCGTCAGTCCTACTGTTGTGCGTGTGATCTCAGCAGTCCTGTCCATCCTGCTGGGYTGCTTGCTTTTTCTTGCTGTGCCCACTTTGGTTTTTCAAGAGGTGGAAAACTGGTCCCTTCTGGAATCTTCCTACTTTGTGGTTATCACACTGACCACAGTGGGCTTTGGTGACTATGTTGCAGGTAAACAAACA TCTGAATCTGGATCAGAATCAGAAACGGACTCTCAGGCCACGCAGACCGACCGGGTTCCAGGAACGGAGGCTCCTCCGGATCCTGTCCAGCCGCAGCCGCAGCCTCTGGACTACTTGGCGGAGAACCTTGCCTTCATTGACGAGTCCTCGGACGCTCAGAGTGGCAAAGTGCAACTAGAACCAGTACAAGAATCAAAACAACCCAAGTCTCGTCAGGCAAAGAGGAGACGCCACAGGCGGCCGACTAATAGGAGAAGCTCTAAAACCAGCTACTCYAACAATAACAAAAGACAACCCAATGGAAACACAACACCTGTCCCAGATCTTCCTAAAAAGCCTCTGGACTGA
- the adssl gene encoding adenylosuccinate synthase, like isoform X1 encodes MASDDNMANINGKEAASLNGEPVVKRPRENVQQDVSLRAPREPQNKVTVVLGAQWGDEGKGKVVDLLAMDADIVCRCQGGNNAGHTVVVDSVEYDFHLLPSGVLNKKAISFIGNGVVIHLPGLFEEADKNLRKGKGLQGWEERLKISDRAHIVFNFHQAVDGIQEQQRQQQEGKNLGTTKKGIGPAYSSKAARNGLRVCDLVSDFKVFEEKFRMLADHFLAMYPNLNVDIKGELKQLKEYAEKLRPLVTDGVYFMHKALTGPSKKILVEGANAALLDIDFGTYPFVTSSNCTVGGVCTGLGVPPSYVGRVYGVVKAYTTRVGVGAFPTEQDNVSEKQ; translated from the exons ATGGCATCCGACGACAATATGGCTAACATTAACGGAAAGGAGGCTGCCTCCCTGAACGGAGAGCCGGTGGTGAAGCGGCCGAGGGARAACGTCCAGCAGGAYGTGTCGCTCCGCGCCCCGAGGGAGCCCCAGAACAAAGTGACCGTGGTGCTCGGAGCGCAGTGGGGCGACGAGGGGAAGGGAAAAGTTGTGGACTTGCTCGCTATGGATGCGGATATTGTATGCAGGTGCCAG GGAGGAAACAATGCAGGTCACACCGTGGTGGTGGATTCAGTGGAGTACGACTTCCACCTGCTGCCCAGCGGCGTGCTCAACAAGAAGGCCATCTCATTCATCG GCAACGGAGTGGTGATTCACCTGCCAGGACTGTTTGAAGAGGCTGACAAAAATCTGCGGAAGGGGAAAG GACTACAGGGATGGGAGGAGAGGTTAAAGATCTCCGATCGGGCCCACATCG TGTTCAACTTCCACCAAGCTGTTGATGGGATCCaggagcagcagcggcagcagcaagaAGGGAAAAA TTTGGGGACCACTAAGAAAGGCATTGGACCAGCCTACTCATCCAAAGCCGCTCGCAACGGTCTGAGGGTCTGTGACCTCGTCTCAGATTTCAAGGTTTTTGAAGAGAA GTTTCGGATGTTGGCCGATCACTTCCTGGCCATGTATCCAAACCTCAACGTCGACATCAAAGGGGAGCTGAAACAGCTCAAA GAGTACGCAGAGAAACTGCGCCCCCTGGTGACTGACGGCGTGTACTTCATGCACAAAGCCCTCACTGGTCCCAGCAAGAAAATCCTGGTGGAAGGAGCCAACGCTGCTCTACTGGACATCGACTTTG GGACGTACCCTTTCGTCACGTCTTCTAACTGCACCGTCGGCGGCGTCTGCACCGGCCTCGGCGTGCCTCCCTCGTACGTCGGCCGGGTCTACGGCGTCGTTAAAGCCTATACGACCCGGGTGGGAGTTGGTGCTTTTCCAACTGAGCAGGATAACGTGAGTGAGAAACAGTGA
- the mthfs gene encoding 5-formyltetrahydrofolate cyclo-ligase isoform X2 gives MAVLRASKQALRKELKRRLAALSAEEKQRQSLVLSRKLLKHPKYVSSQRIAVFLSMDDEVSTEEIIRDMFKRGKSCFIPRYLSKSSHMDMLEINSLQDLEKLPLTSWNIRQPSDDCKSREEALSSGGLDLMLMPGLGFDLSGGRLGRGKGFYDTYLRRCSEHPKGKPYTIALAFKEQLCEKVPVDSTDVFIDEVLYEEQ, from the coding sequence ATGGCTGTGCTGAGAGCGTCCAAACAAGCCCTGAGGAAAGAGCTGAAGCGTCGSCTTGCTGCGCTTAGCGCCGAGGAGAAGCAGCGACAGTCCCTGGTGCTTTCACGCAAGCTGTTGAAACATCCCAAGTATGTCTCCTCACAGCgaattgcagtgtttctcagTATGGATGATGAAGTGAGCACTGAGGAAATAATCAGAGACATGTTCAAACGGGGCAAAAGCTGCTTCATACCCAGATATCTGAGCAAAAGCTCACATATGGACATGCTGGAGATCAACAGTCTGCAGGACTTGGAGAAGTTGCCTCTGACATCYTGGAATATCCGGCAGCCGTCGGATGATTGCAAAAGCAGAGAGGARGCATTGTCCTCAGGCGGGCTGGATCTCATGCTGATGCCAGGCCTGGGCTTTGACCTCAGCGGAGGACGTCTTGGACGAGGGAAGGGCTTCTACGACACCTATTTGAGACGCTGCAGCGAACACCCTAAAGGGAAGCCTTACACCATYGCCCTGGCTTTCAAAGAGCAGCTCTGTGAAAAGGTTCCTGTGGACTCCACTGAYGTCTTCATAGACGAAGTCCTATATGAGGAGCAGTAA